The Stieleria maiorica genome includes the window CCGACCCGCCAGTGAAAGTCGCCCGATTCAAACGCATCGTCGATGGCCACCCCTGCTGCATCATCGGCTTTTGTTTCGGCATCCTGTTGGGCCATCACGGGTAATCGCGGTGCGAGGCCGCCGATCCCGAACAGCAGCGTGAAAGAAAAGACTGCAAGCGGAACTTTGTCGTGTCGCATGTGCGATTCCCTGATTTTGTGAACGTCGACTGCTGTGGCCAATTCTACTGGCAAAACAAATCCGGTTGGTCGCGGCTCCTTGGTTGTCTATGCTGAGCCCCCTTGTGTTTGCCTCCTTGGTTGGTTTGAAATGAGAAAAACAGCGATGAAGCGTCTGGTCGGTTGCGCGTTGGCACTTGCGTTAATTCATGGTTCTGTGGTCGCGGACGACTGGTCGCCCGATGACGACACGTTTGACCCCACGATTCAGTCCGTGGTGATCGGGGACCGATCTTGGATCGGCGACCCCTCGCCGTTCGTTCACCTCGGACTCTCGCGCACCGGTTACACCTACGTCGCCTCGGTCGCCTACGACGGATTTGATCCGTCGGTGCAAATCTCGCTGCTGGTCCCCACCAAACCCGGTGAGACCACACCGCCGGCCGGCGGCATGTTAATGGTCAACCAGACACAAGCCTTGGAACTGATCAAGGCTTTCGAAGCCGGATTGAAGGCGGAACCCAACGACAAGGATCAACGCATCCCGATCAAAACCGCAATGGAGCAAGCGGATTGGGCGCTGACATTTGCCTCCGATGAGAACCGGCGTTTTCTTCAGCTGGAACATCGCAGCAAGGACAAAACCGATACGTATCGACTGAGCAGCAATGCGTCCAAGAAACTGCTCGGCGCGATCAAGCACTCGCTCGAGAAGCTGGAGGAAAAGACCGGCGGCGAGTCACGCTAGAAAGAGCCGCCTCCGGCGACGCGAGTCCATCCTCTGGCAGCTACGCTGCCAGCGCGGAACAGCTGGGACAGCGGTTCTACAATGTGCTGGCGAGTGTAGAACCGTTGTCTCAACTGTTCCCCCCCGGCCGCCTTCGGCGGCGCGGGTGCATCCTCTGGCAGCTACGCTGCCAGTGGGGAACAGCTGGGACAGCGGTTCTACAATGTGCTGGGGAGCGTAAAACCGTTGTCTCAACTGTTCCCCCCGGCCGCCTTCGGCGGCGCGGGTGCATCCTCTGGCAGCTACGCTGCCAGTGGGGAACAGCTGGGACAGCGGTTCTACAATGTGCTGGCGAGTGTAGAACCGTTGTCTCAACTGTTCCCCCCCGGCCGCCTTTGGCGGCGCGAGTGCATCCTCTGGCAGCTACGCTGCCAGTGCGGAACAGCTGGGACAGCGGTTCTACAGTGGCGTCGTAATCGCCTTACTTCTTTCGCACGACGATCAACCAGTCTTCGTTCGGGTCCGAGGGGGCTTGCCCCAACGCGACCTTTCCGCCGCCGGTGACCGAAGTCGTGCTGCCCGTTTGCAACGCCCCGCCGTTGCGGGGATTGAACCACCGGACGTCGTACTGCCCTTTCGCACCGGAAAGATCCAGCGCCGTCGTTCCACCCTCGCACAGGTAAACGAGATACGTGTCGTCGGCCTTGGCAAAGCAATACTTGGTCGGCTTGCGCTCCGGGTTGCCGATGATTTCATCCACGTTCTTCATTTCCCAAAACGGGATCTGATGATCGTGGAAGAACCCGATCGCGATGCGACAGTAGTCCCAACTTTGATCGCGGCTCCGCCAGTCCTCACAAACGATATCGTTTTCGTCGAATTGGTAACCGAAGTAGTATTCGTTGCCCGCACCGCCGGCCATCAACGTGCCCCACAGCGTCTGCTTGCGAACCTTGTGTTGGGTGTACGCCATTTTGCCGGTGCGGTCGTGTCCGTCGAAACCGTTGTAACCGAGATCGGGACACTGGGCGTGGGCGGCACTGCCGGATTCGTCAAACGCGACGATCCAGGGTTTGCCCGCGGCGGACGACTCGGAAACCCATTTCGCCGTTTGCGCGTGAGTCGTTTCCAGGCTGCTGTTTTGCAGCGACACGCCGGTCAGCTTCGATTTGTCACCGAGCAACGGGCGATAAACCTTGTCCTGTTGTGAAGGAAACGTGTGCACGACGATGTTGTGGCCATAGGCATCCAGGTCGGCGATGTAGTTGATCATCGCTTGCAACTGCTCGGTCGTCTGGGTGTTCTCTTCGCCCAGGTTCCAGTTGAGCGCCAGGTTGTGGCCGTAACGCGCGATCAATTCTCGACAATACAGTTTTCGCTGCGTGCCCAGGTTGCCGCCGTCAAGCGATTCGGGGACCAAACCGGACGCCTTGTGTTTGGTGTGATCGTCGATTTCGGTTTCCTGCATTTTGAAGTGCAGGTACATGCCTTTGGCCGTGCCGTGATCGAACACGATCCCCCATTGGTCCAACTTGCTGCAGTCGTAGTGCAGTTTGTCTTCGCGCTGGATAAAGGGCCAGACGTTGTCCCCGTCGCCACCGGCGTTGTAGGTCAAGAAGGAGAATGCATTGCAGCCTTTGCCGGACAAGTAGTTGACCGCACCGATCAATCCTTTGCCCTTGCCGTCGGCCCAAGTGGGGTCGCCACTGTTCCAATCCTGCAGGTGTGGCGACCAGGTCTTCAGCGGCGCCTTCTTCGGGTTGCCGGCGATGGTGTTGTCGAAGTCGGCATAGGCCAACAGCGTCTCGGGCGCGTCCGCACCGACTTTCAGAAAATAGGTTTTCGTTCCCGCAAACTGCAGGTAGTGCTTGCCGACGTAACTCAGCCGGCCTTGCCCACGCAGGTCTCGGCCGGACTTGTCGCTCGCCGCGATTTCGAATGAACCGCTGGCCCCGTCGAAGGGAGCGACCGTCTGTGACGGTGCATCGGGATCCAATGCGGCCAGATTGCCGCGATGAAACGCAACCGAATACGTCCAGGAGCCGGTTTGATCGGGTGCGAAATGGGCTCGCCAGTGCGTCCCCGATTCAGCCGAGGTGTTGCCGGCGTTGCCATCGGCGGCAAAGTATCCGGGGACCGTGTAGGTTTTCCCGCCGGAATGTTTAAACGCGACCGTCATCCGGTAATCGGTAAAGGGGTTCGGCGCGTTGTCCTTTTCATGGGCGTAAGGGCCACTCAGATCCAAGGTGACCTTGTGCCATTGTTTCAGTTCGCCGCTGACGTTGACGCTGCCGTCGCCGTCGGCCTTGCGAGGCAACTGCAGTGGATCCTTGCTGGACGGCACGGTCGGGCTGGAGTTTGGCGTTGCGGCCGCAGTGTGTTTTTCCTCACCGGCCTGCTTGGCCAACAGCGGCGCGATCGCCTTGCCGGTCGCCTCGTCGGCGGCGGTGAACGTCACCGCCGACCATCGGGCTCGACTGAACTCTTGGCCGTCTTTGCTACCGATTTCCGACGTCACTCCGATCATCGCGCCTTCGGTGATCGGAGTGTTTTTCCATGTCTTGTGATAGGCTTTTCCCTCGGCGTACATCGCATCGCCGAGCGGGTTGGTGTAGCTGCCGATCCGTTCGCCGTCGATCGACAGACCGTAGCTGGATTGACCGTCGTTCTCGCCGATCGTTCGTAGCGTGACGTTGTACCGTCCGGTCGGGAAGGGGAATGTTTTCTCGATCGATCCCCGCTTGTGTTGCTCGGGGTTAACCGCCATCCATTTTCCCCGGTCCAGGTAGTACCCGGTCCCTTGTCCGGCGGCAAATGCGGCTGCGGACAACTCAAGTGGACCGTCCGGCGCTGGCGCGGTGTTGGCAGCCGATTTCGTATCTGTCACGGCGACCGACGGGAACGCTTTGGGCAACGTGCCGCGTTTGATCTGCGGCGGCGGTCCTGCATCCTCGGGGCGCGTGAAATTGCGGTCGGTCGTCATCAAGAACTTGTCAAATTCGAATCCGTCTTCACGCATCGAGAAGTGGATGACGTGCTCGCCCGGTTGATCGATCTCAAGGAAGATCTTGTGGGGTTCGCCGCAGTGTTGTTGCTCGGTGCGTTGTTTGCTTTCCCAGCGCCAGCTGTGCTTGCCCTGGCACCACTGCAGACGCTGGCCGCTTTCGGGCCAGGTCCCATCGATTCCGACGTGCAATCCGTTGTCTTCCGACCCGGTCGAATGGGCCCGCACCCAGACGTAGTAGGTGCCGGGCGTCGAGATGTCGACCTTGTAGTGCAACACGGCCAACGCACCGGGTTCCGGGGCAAAGTTGGTGCCACGAATCAATTTGTCGCCGTGGGTCCGACGGGTGTCGGGCAGGATCTCCAAGTACGCGCCGCCGCTGGCACCACCCACGTGCGGCGGATCACCATCGGGCGTGATCTCCGGCGTCGCCTGGGAGTGCGTCAAGTAAAACGCCCGCACGTCGGCAGCGGTCTGTTTGAAAAAGTGTTCGGCCTCGACCGCGACCAACCCGTCCTGTTCGGCGAAGACGACCGAGTCATCGATGATCGGTTGTTGCGCTGCGACGTGTGTGGAAAAAAAGACAGCACACAAGACAACCAATGGAGTGGCGATTCGAAGTTTCAATCGCGTGGAGCGTTTCATCATGGTTCACCGATGGGAAGGGGAAGGTCTGGGGGAAAGGAAAGCGTTTTGCGAAGGATGTTGGTGTTTGGGACGCGATGCTTGGGGGAGCAATGGAAACACAGGCGATCCACCTTCTGGCGAAGGTAGCTACGTTTCGATATTGACGGGGACAGTGTCGAAGGGATGAAGGGGGTCAGCTGGTCGGTGCTTCGACAACGAGCGCGTCACAGACCGCATCGGCGACTTGCGACGTCGATGCGTTTCCGCCCATGTCGGGGGTGATGACGTTCCCGTCGGCGATCACCTTTTCGACCGCCTGTTCCAAGTCGACCGCGGCACGCAAGCAGACGGGGTCGTCGTGCTTGTCGCCCAGCCAATCCAACATCATCGCCGCCGACAGAATGGTCGCCAGCGGATTGGCAACGTTCTTGCCCGCCAGTTGCGGGGCCGTGCCGTGCGAGGGCTGGAACAGGCCGTGTTTTTCTCCGATCTCCGCCGACGGGCCGACGCCAAGTCCGCCGACCAGGCCGGCGCCTAAATCGGACAGGATGTCGCCGAATTGGTTCTCCATCACCAAGACGTCAAAGTCCCAAGGGTTTTGGACCATGTACAAACTCATCGCGTCGACGTACACCGCCTCGGCTTCGATCTCGGGGTACCGCGCGGC containing:
- a CDS encoding DUF5060 domain-containing protein, with amino-acid sequence MMKRSTRLKLRIATPLVVLCAVFFSTHVAAQQPIIDDSVVFAEQDGLVAVEAEHFFKQTAADVRAFYLTHSQATPEITPDGDPPHVGGASGGAYLEILPDTRRTHGDKLIRGTNFAPEPGALAVLHYKVDISTPGTYYVWVRAHSTGSEDNGLHVGIDGTWPESGQRLQWCQGKHSWRWESKQRTEQQHCGEPHKIFLEIDQPGEHVIHFSMREDGFEFDKFLMTTDRNFTRPEDAGPPPQIKRGTLPKAFPSVAVTDTKSAANTAPAPDGPLELSAAAFAAGQGTGYYLDRGKWMAVNPEQHKRGSIEKTFPFPTGRYNVTLRTIGENDGQSSYGLSIDGERIGSYTNPLGDAMYAEGKAYHKTWKNTPITEGAMIGVTSEIGSKDGQEFSRARWSAVTFTAADEATGKAIAPLLAKQAGEEKHTAAATPNSSPTVPSSKDPLQLPRKADGDGSVNVSGELKQWHKVTLDLSGPYAHEKDNAPNPFTDYRMTVAFKHSGGKTYTVPGYFAADGNAGNTSAESGTHWRAHFAPDQTGSWTYSVAFHRGNLAALDPDAPSQTVAPFDGASGSFEIAASDKSGRDLRGQGRLSYVGKHYLQFAGTKTYFLKVGADAPETLLAYADFDNTIAGNPKKAPLKTWSPHLQDWNSGDPTWADGKGKGLIGAVNYLSGKGCNAFSFLTYNAGGDGDNVWPFIQREDKLHYDCSKLDQWGIVFDHGTAKGMYLHFKMQETEIDDHTKHKASGLVPESLDGGNLGTQRKLYCRELIARYGHNLALNWNLGEENTQTTEQLQAMINYIADLDAYGHNIVVHTFPSQQDKVYRPLLGDKSKLTGVSLQNSSLETTHAQTAKWVSESSAAGKPWIVAFDESGSAAHAQCPDLGYNGFDGHDRTGKMAYTQHKVRKQTLWGTLMAGGAGNEYYFGYQFDENDIVCEDWRSRDQSWDYCRIAIGFFHDHQIPFWEMKNVDEIIGNPERKPTKYCFAKADDTYLVYLCEGGTTALDLSGAKGQYDVRWFNPRNGGALQTGSTTSVTGGGKVALGQAPSDPNEDWLIVVRKK